TTTTATGAGGCAGAAGTAAATTACATCAGAATTGCCGGTTTTCTGCGGTCAGCGGTTCAGGGTCGCAAGGTGGGCTATCCGTGCTGGTTTAAATAGTCGTGTGCCATCATCGCTGCCAGCGCACCATCACCGACCGCGGTCGCAATCTGGCGCAGCGCTTTCCGCCGGACATCACCGGCGGCAAAAACCCCGGGCAGAGAGGTTTGCAGACTGTCATCGGTGATGATAAAGCCGGCTTCGTCAAGGTTGAGCATACCCTGACACCAGGCGGTGTTGGGCGCGAGCCCGACATAGATAAAGAGCGCCGCGACCGGCAAAGTCGTCACCGCGCCCGTTTTCAAATCTTTTATCGTTAGGCTCTCCAGCCGGCTGGTGCCGTTAAACGCTGTTACCACGCGGGAAAGGAGCAGTTCAATCTTCGGGTTCTGTCTGGTCCGCTCCTGACACACCTTTGCCGCCCGAAACTCATCCCGGCGGTGAATAAGATACACCCGGGAGCAGAAACGGGTAAGATAGTTCGCCTCAGCAAGCGCCGAATCACCGCCGCCCACCACCGCCACCGCCTGGTCCCGAAACAGCGGACCATCGCATATCGCGCAGTACGATATCCCCCTGCCCACAAACCGCTCCTCACCTTCCACACCGAGCGGCCTTGGTCTGGTACCGGTGCAGATGATTACCGCACCGGGATTAAAATTACCGATTGTTGTCTTCACCTCCAGACCCTGGGCGCTGCGGTCAATTCCGGTAACCTCACCGGTCTCAAACTGGCAGCCGAACCGCCGCGCCTGCGCCTCCATCCGCGCCACCAGTTCCACCGCCTCAATCGGCTCCGCAAATCCGGGATAGTTTTCCACAATTGCGGTCTTTGCCACCTGACCGCCAACCAGTTCACTTTCAATCAAAACGGTCCGCCTGCCGGCACGAGCGGCATAGATTCCCGCGGTCATACCAGCAGGACCGGCACCAACAATCAGTACCTCAGGCTCACCCATCTTTCAGTAAACGGGCAAGAATCGCCCTTTGAATGTGCAGCCGATTTTCAGCCTGGTCATAGACAATCGCCTGCGGTCCATCCAGCACATCATCGGTAATCTCTTCACCCCGATGTGCGGGCAGGCAGTGCAAAACCTTGGTCGTGGGCTTTGCCTTTGTCAACAGGGTGCGATTGACCTGAAACGGCTTGAATATCTGGCGCCGCTGCTCCGCCTCATCCTCCTGACCCATTGAAGCCCAGACATCGGTGTAGATAAAATCGGCATTTGCCACCGCCTCACACGGGTCATAGGTAAACTTCAATCTTGCCCCGCTCTTTGCCGCAAACTCCCGGCTCTGGGCGCTAATCTCGGAATTCGGCTCAAACCCCTTGGGTGTTGCCACATTGAGGTTGAACCCAACAATACCCGCAGCAAGGAGCAGAGAGTGGCACACATTGTTGCCATCACCAGTCCAGGCAACCGTTACGCCCTCAAGTTGGCCATAGTGCTGGCGAATCGTCAAAAGGTCAGCAAGAATCTGGCAGGGGTGCTCAAGGTCAGAAAGGGCGTTAATAACCGGAATGGTTGCCGCCTGTGCCAGACCGGTGACCTTTTCATGTTCAAAAACCCGGGCGATAATCACATCAACCCAGCGCGACAGATTCCGGGCAACATCGGGCACACTTTCCCTGGTCCCGAGCCCGATATCGGTCGGACTCAAATAGGTACTGGTCGCACCCAGCTGATGCAACGCCCGCTCAAATGTCACCCGGGTGCGCAAACTGGGCTTTTCAAAAATCAACACCCCCATCTTGCCCCGGGCGTGGGTGAGCACCTTATCCTTTTTTACCGCTGCCTTCAACCGCTCCGCTTCATCCAGGAGCGTCACAATCTCTTCTCTGGTTAAATCGGCAATTGATGTTAAGTCTTTCTTCATAATTATAAAATATAGCGGCTCAAATCCTTGCTGGCAACTATGTCTTTGAGCCGGCGCTGCACATACCCGGCATCAATCCGCACCGCCCGGGTCTTAGGATTAGGCAACTCAAACAGGATGTCCTCAAGCAAAGTGGTCATCACCGTATGCAACCGCCGGGCACCGATGTTCTCGGTTTCGCTGTTCACCCGAAAGGCAATCTCGGCAACCGCATCAATTGCCGCCCGGGTGAATGTCAACTTCACCCCCTCTGCCGCAAGCAGGGCGGTGTACTGCTTGATGAGCGCATTCTCCGGCTCAATCAGAATCCGCTTAAAGTCGTTTGCGGTCAATGGCTGCAACTCCACCCGAATCGGAAACCGGCCCTGGAGTTCCGGTATCATATCGGACGGCTTGACCTTGTGAAAGGCGCCCGCAGCAATGAACAGGATATGGTCGGTCCGCACCATCCCGTACTTGGTCAAAACACTTGACCCTTCCACCACCGGCAGCAGGTCGCGCTGTACCCCTTCCCTTGACACATCCGGTCCGGAACTGGCGGGCGTCGTGCTCACCACCTTGTCAATCTCATCAATGAACACAATCCCGCTCTGCTCCACCCGGCGCTTCGCCTCAGCAACAACCTCATCCATATCAATCAACTTCTGCGCCTCCTCCTGAATCAGCACCCGCTTCGCCTCGGCAACGGTCAGCCGGCGCCGCTTCGTCTGCTTGGGCAGTGTCGGACCCAGGATGTCCTGCAACTGAATCAAAATCTCCTCGCCGCCCAGCGGTGCCAGCGCATCGGCAAAGGGAAAAGTGGTCGTGGTTGACTTTATTTCCACCATCCGGCTATCCAGTTCGCCGGCGCGCAACTTCTCTCTTAACCGCTCCCGGGCGCCTGGTGTCCGCACCTCATCATCGGGCAAAAGCAGTTTCAAAAGTTTCTCCTCCGCCAGCGCCTCGGCACGACTTTGCACCTCGCGCGTCTTTTCTGCCCGCACCATATTGACACCAATCTCCATCAAATCCCGAATCATCGAATCCACATCCCGGCCCACATAGCCGACCTCGGTAAACTTGGACGCCTCAACCTTGACAAACGGTGCCTGCGCCAATCGGGCAAGACGTCGGGCAATCTCGGTCTTGCCGACGCCGGTTGGTCCAATCAGGATGATGTTGTTGGGCAGAATCTCCTCGCGCAGCCGTTCCGGCACCTGTTGCCGGCGCCAGCGGTTGCGCAGGGCAATCGCCACCGCCCGCTTCGCCTTGTGCTGACCCACGATATACCGGTCCAGTTCCGCCACAATCTCGGCGGGCGTCAGCATCCGCGCCGGTGTTACCGGCACCATCGCACCCGAAGTTGCTGTTTCCGAATATTCAACCTTCATCGCACCCTGCCGCTTTTTTGCTCATAAAATAAGGATAAACCGCCCGGAAATAGAGTCAAGCATCCGCTGATATTGACAATATCGGTAATTCCCCTATTGTCATCTACCTATGGCGGAAAACCCCCAATCCCGGACCCCGGAATCAACCTTCACCGCGGTCGCCCTTGTCACCGCCGCCTACATCGGTGCCCAGATTCTTTCTGACATCGCGAGCCTGCGCATCGTTTTCCTCTTCGGCTTCAGTGTTGACGCCGGCACTTTGATTTACCCCTTTACCTTTACCATCCGCGACCTTGTGCACAAGACCGCGGGCATCCGCACCGCGCGCCGCGTTGTTGTCGCCGCCGGCGCAATCAACCTGTTTATGGCGGCGCTCTTTTACCTTGTTGCCCGTTTGCCTCCGGACCCACAGGTCGGTCCGCAACTGGAGTTTGGCACCGTACTCTCGCCGGTCTGGCGCATCGTCATCGCCTCAATCGTCGCCGAGGTCGCCTCGGAACTGGTGGACGGTGAAATCTACCAGTTATGGGTCAACCGGATGGGTTTGCGCCGGCAGTGGCTCCGGGTCCTTGTCTCCAACTCATTCAGCGTGCCCTTAGATTCGGCGCTCTTCTGTTCACTTGCCTTCATCGGCCGGATGCCCTTCGCCGTCGTGTTAAGTATCTTCTGGGCAAATGTCATCCTCAAAGGCATCTGCACCCTGCTCTCTTTGCCCACAATCTACCTTGTCCGGGAACGCCCGTTGCGCGCCTGAACCCCTTGGGCGTCTTGTTGACATCCCAAAACTGTTAAATAAATTGATTCTATGGAACGAACTCTTGCAAAGGAACTGCCGCAACATATTGGCGAGCGCGTCCGGCTTTTGGGCTGGGCACACCACATTCGGCCCGTTGGTAAAATCACCTTCCTTCTTTTGCGCGACCGAACCGGCATCTGTCAGGCGGTAACCACCGACCCGGCAAAGTTTCACCTGGACGAACTCAAGCGCGAATCCATCGTTGAAATCATCGGCACGGTCAAGCCCGAACCGCAAGCCCGTCAGGGTTGCGAACTGGAACTGGAAGAACTGAAGGTGTTAATCGAACCGGTTGCGCCCCTGCCCTTTGAGGTCAACCGCTCCAAAAAGAAGTTAAACCTCAAACTGGATATGATTTTAGACCACCGCGCCTTTGCCCTGCGCAACCCGGAGTTTGGTGCTGTGTTCAAGGTCCAGGCCGAAATCGTCCGCACCTTTGCCGAATTCCTCCGGCAGGAAGGCTTTCTTGAAGTCCACACCTCAAAGATTGTCGCTGCCGGCACCGAAGGTGGCACCGCCCTGTTTCCAATTCAATACTTTGAGCAGAAGGCGTATCTTGCCCAGAGCCCGCAGTTCTACAAACAGATGCTCGTTGGCGCCGGCTACGAGCGGGTGTTTGAGATTGGCTTTGTCTATCGTGCTGAGGACCACGCCACCTCCCGGCACATCAACGAATACCTGTCCCTTGACTACGAGATGGGCTTTATCCAGTCCTACCGTGATGTCACCCGGCTTGAAAACCGGCTCCTCAAACAACTGGTGGCAAACCTTGCAAAAAACTGCGCCGAGGAAATTCAACTCCTCGGTGCCCAGTTGCCCGAAGTGGGCGAAATCCCGGAAATCCACTTCCGGGACGCGCTCGAGCTCCTGCATAAAGACTACGGCAGAGATACCACCGGTATGCTTGACCTTGACCCGGAAGGCGAGCGGCAACTTTGCGACTATGCCCAGAAAACCTACAACTCCGAATTCCTGTTTGTCACCCATTACCCGCGTAAGACCCGGCCCTTTTATACAATGTGGGACCCGAACGACCCGGAATACACCTTTGGCTTTGACCTGCTCTTTCGCGGACTGGAAGTCACCACCGGCAGTCAGCGTATCCACGACTACCACCAGTTAGTGGAAAACATCCGTTACTTTGGACTGAACCCGGAAAACTTCGCCTTCTACCTTGAGATATTCCAGTATGCGGTGCCGCCTCATGGGGGCTTGGCGATTGGTGCAGAACGGTTGACCCAGCAGTTCTTAGGACTAAACAACATCCGGGAAGCCAGTTTCTTTCCCCGTGACCGTTTCCGCTTAACACCGTAAAACCGGCCCTGATACCATCCCCCTAACGGCGCTATGGTCAACCCCATATACTTTTCCGCTAAATTCCTAACTCTTTCCCGATACAAAACTTAGCTGCGATGATTTAGATTGGCGCGTTAAAATTTTAAACTTTCGGGGTCAAAAATTATGGGTAGACCGGGCTATCTACACCAAAATCGGGGTAAAATCAGGCAGAGATGCCCTTAAACATCAAGGTTTTCGACATTCCGGGCGTTGCGCTCAATAAACTCGCGCCGCGGCTCCACATCCTCGCCCATCAGCATTCGGAAAACCGCATCCGCTTCGGTCGCATCCTCCATCGTCACCCGCTTCAGGGTCCGCTTCTCCGGATTCATCGTTGTCTCCCACAACTGCTCCGGATTCATCTCACCCAGACCCTTGTAGCGCACCACCTCCAGCCCATCCCCCTTGTTCTTGCGGGTGAACTCCTCCAGTTCCTCATCCGAATAGAGGTAAACCTCCTTCTTGCCCTGGCGCACCCGATACAACGGCGGCTGCGCAATGTAAAGATAACCCGCCTCAATCAACGGCTGCATAAACCGGTAGAAGAATGTCAAAAGAAGAATCCGGATGTGCGAACCATCAACATCGGCATCGGTCATAATCACAATCTTGTGATAGCGTGCCTTTGCCGGGTCAAAGTCGTCTTCACCCACTCCGGCACCAATCGCTGAAATTATCGCCCGAATCTCCTGATTGGCAAGAATCTTATTCAAACCGGCTTTCTCAACATTGAGAATCTTGCCGCGCAACGGCAAAATTGCCTGAAACCGCCGGTCCCGACCCTGTTTTGCCGAACCGCCCGCGGAATCACCCTCAACGATGTAAAGTTCACTCTCGGCCGGGTCTTCAGAAGCGCAATCCGCCAGTTTGCCCGGTAAGGTGTCGGACTCTAAAAGGGAACGGCGCCGCGCCAGTTCCCGCGCCTTGCGCGCCGCCAGCCGCGCCTTTGCCGCGGCAATCACCTTCTCCAGCACCCGATTTGCCACCCGCGGGTTCTCCTCAAAGAAAGCCGAAACCCGCTCGTAAACCACGGTCTCAACCACGCTCTTCGCCTCGCTGTTACCGAGCCGGGTCTTGGTCTGACCTTCAAACTGCGGGTCCGGAATCTTGATGGAAACAACCGCGGTCAAACCCTCGCGCGTGTCTTCGCCCACCAGTTCAATACCCTCCTTTAACTGGCCGCTCTTGCGCGCATACTCGTTGATCGCACGGGTCAGCGCCGCCTTGAATCCGGAAAGGTGGGTGCCGCCTTCATGGGTGTTGATGGTGTTGGCAAAGGAGAAGATGCTCTCAATATAACCGTCGTTGTACTGAAACGCCACCTCCACCGCAATCCCGTTGCGCTGCTCCTCAATCACGATTGGTTTGTGCAGACGGTTACGCCCGGCATCGATATAACCAACAAAATCTGCCAGCCCGCCTGGAAAGTGGAAAACCTCCTCCTTCTCCTGGCGTTCATCAATCAGTTTAATCTTCAAATTCTTATTCAGATAGGCGAGTTCGCGCAGCCGGGTGGCAAGGATGTCGTAACTGAACACCACCTTCTTAAAAATCTTCTCATCAGGCTGGAAGGTGATTTTCGTGCCGGTCTTCTTCGACTTACCGATAACCTTCAGTTCACTCTTCGGCTCACCCCGGGCAAACTCCATCCGGTAAACTTTGCCATCGCGCGCCACCTCTGCCACCAGCCGCGTGGAAAGGGCGTTCACCACCGAAACCCCGACACCATGCAGCCCGCCCGAAATCTGGTAAACCTTGTGCTCAAACTTCGCCCCGGAATGGAGCACGGTCAACACCACCTCAAGCGCCGACTTCTTCTCGGTCGGATGGATATCAACCGGAATTCCCCGGCCATTGTCCTCAACCGAAACCTCATTGTCCGAATGAATCGTCACCACCACCTCATCGCAGTAACCGGCAAGCGCCTCATCAATCGCATTATCCACCACCTCAAAAACGAGATGGTGCAACCCGCGCACGCCGACATCACCGATGTACATCGCCGGGCGGTGCCGAACCGCCTCGAGCCCTTTTAAAACATGGATTTGTGCTGCATTGTATGCCTCTGCCATTGTCTTTTATCCTAACAAATCTTTCGGCAAAATCAAGCGGTGTCCGCGCTCCGTTTCAGAAAAAATCTGATGTCGGTTAACTGGCGCGAACCGATATGCTGGGTAATCTTTTCGAGCAACTGGTCTTTAAGAAAGGTCAACTGGGTCATCCATGCTGGTGAATCAACCGCCACTAACAGCGTCTTATCCTCAACGCCGAGCGCCACCGTATGCCGCGCTATCGCCTCGCCCACCACCAACTTCCAGTCGCTAACCGCACGATAGACCACAATCTTTTCCTCCATCCCCAACTGGCGCAAAACCCGGGGCAAAGTCTCGTGGACCGTTTGAAACCGGCGCAGTTTCTTGCGGCGCATATTTACTTATACCGGCAGAACCGCCCCGGGTCAAGGACACCCAAATTCGTTAAAAAATGTCGGAACACCCACCATTCTTTGCAAAAATAATGTACCGGTATGTTGCCCGGCTTTGCTGAAACAGTGCACGGACCGGTTGCCTTTCTTCACAAAAATAGTGTACCGGCACATTGCAATGTGCCCCTCTGGACTTCAACCCCACCGCTTGTTAAACTGTAATGTGCTCACGCGCAAGTCAACCGATACAACCAGACTGGCGCTCAAACCGGAACTGGTGGCGAAACTCAAAGGCATTGACTTAAAGGCGCGGCTTGTGGTTGAAGGGTTTCTCGCCGGGTTGCACCGCTCGCCTTACAAGGGCTTCTCGGTTGAATTTACCGAACACCGTCCCTATATGCCGGGCGATGAACTGAAACGCATCGACTGGCGCGTCTATGGTAGAACCGACCGCTTTTTTATCCGCGAGTTTGAAGAGGAGACCAACCTCCGCGCCTACCTCCTCCTTGACGCCTCAGGCTCAATGCACTACCCACCGGGTACCATTACCAAACTGGACTACAGCCGCTGGCTTGCTGCCAGCCTTGCCTATCTTCTTACCCGGCAGAAAGACTCGGTTGGCTTGGTCATCTTCACCGACCGCATCAACCGCTACATTCCGCCCCGCGCCACCGGTGCCCACCTCCGCATCATCTTCCGGGAACTGGAAAACACAAAACCGGGCGGTGACACCAGCCTCGGCAACACCCTGCACCAGCTTGCGGAACGGCTCAAGCGCCGCGGGCTTGTCATCATCATCTCCGACCTCTGGGACAACCAAACCGAGGTGCTTGCCGGTCTGCGCCACTTCCGGGCACGCAAACACGAACTCCTCCTGTTCCACATCTTCCACCCCGATGAAGCGAACCTGAACTTTCCCACCCCGCTCCTTTTGCGCGATTTGGAAACCGGCGCCGAACTGACCGTTGACCCCCGCCTTCTCAAAACGCGCTATCAGGAAAGTTTTCGCCAGCGCAGCGCCGAGTTCAAAAAGGGTTGCAACGAAGCCCGTATCGACTATCAACCCCTGTCCCTTGCCACACCCTTTGACCAGGC
The candidate division WOR-3 bacterium DNA segment above includes these coding regions:
- the trxB gene encoding thioredoxin-disulfide reductase — encoded protein: MGEPEVLIVGAGPAGMTAGIYAARAGRRTVLIESELVGGQVAKTAIVENYPGFAEPIEAVELVARMEAQARRFGCQFETGEVTGIDRSAQGLEVKTTIGNFNPGAVIICTGTRPRPLGVEGEERFVGRGISYCAICDGPLFRDQAVAVVGGGDSALAEANYLTRFCSRVYLIHRRDEFRAAKVCQERTRQNPKIELLLSRVVTAFNGTSRLESLTIKDLKTGAVTTLPVAALFIYVGLAPNTAWCQGMLNLDEAGFIITDDSLQTSLPGVFAAGDVRRKALRQIATAVGDGALAAMMAHDYLNQHG
- the argF gene encoding ornithine carbamoyltransferase, with the protein product MKKDLTSIADLTREEIVTLLDEAERLKAAVKKDKVLTHARGKMGVLIFEKPSLRTRVTFERALHQLGATSTYLSPTDIGLGTRESVPDVARNLSRWVDVIIARVFEHEKVTGLAQAATIPVINALSDLEHPCQILADLLTIRQHYGQLEGVTVAWTGDGNNVCHSLLLAAGIVGFNLNVATPKGFEPNSEISAQSREFAAKSGARLKFTYDPCEAVANADFIYTDVWASMGQEDEAEQRRQIFKPFQVNRTLLTKAKPTTKVLHCLPAHRGEEITDDVLDGPQAIVYDQAENRLHIQRAILARLLKDG
- the hslU gene encoding ATP-dependent protease ATPase subunit HslU gives rise to the protein MVPVTPARMLTPAEIVAELDRYIVGQHKAKRAVAIALRNRWRRQQVPERLREEILPNNIILIGPTGVGKTEIARRLARLAQAPFVKVEASKFTEVGYVGRDVDSMIRDLMEIGVNMVRAEKTREVQSRAEALAEEKLLKLLLPDDEVRTPGARERLREKLRAGELDSRMVEIKSTTTTFPFADALAPLGGEEILIQLQDILGPTLPKQTKRRRLTVAEAKRVLIQEEAQKLIDMDEVVAEAKRRVEQSGIVFIDEIDKVVSTTPASSGPDVSREGVQRDLLPVVEGSSVLTKYGMVRTDHILFIAAGAFHKVKPSDMIPELQGRFPIRVELQPLTANDFKRILIEPENALIKQYTALLAAEGVKLTFTRAAIDAVAEIAFRVNSETENIGARRLHTVMTTLLEDILFELPNPKTRAVRIDAGYVQRRLKDIVASKDLSRYIL
- a CDS encoding queuosine precursor transporter, with translation MAENPQSRTPESTFTAVALVTAAYIGAQILSDIASLRIVFLFGFSVDAGTLIYPFTFTIRDLVHKTAGIRTARRVVVAAGAINLFMAALFYLVARLPPDPQVGPQLEFGTVLSPVWRIVIASIVAEVASELVDGEIYQLWVNRMGLRRQWLRVLVSNSFSVPLDSALFCSLAFIGRMPFAVVLSIFWANVILKGICTLLSLPTIYLVRERPLRA
- the aspS gene encoding aspartate--tRNA(Asn) ligase; the protein is MERTLAKELPQHIGERVRLLGWAHHIRPVGKITFLLLRDRTGICQAVTTDPAKFHLDELKRESIVEIIGTVKPEPQARQGCELELEELKVLIEPVAPLPFEVNRSKKKLNLKLDMILDHRAFALRNPEFGAVFKVQAEIVRTFAEFLRQEGFLEVHTSKIVAAGTEGGTALFPIQYFEQKAYLAQSPQFYKQMLVGAGYERVFEIGFVYRAEDHATSRHINEYLSLDYEMGFIQSYRDVTRLENRLLKQLVANLAKNCAEEIQLLGAQLPEVGEIPEIHFRDALELLHKDYGRDTTGMLDLDPEGERQLCDYAQKTYNSEFLFVTHYPRKTRPFYTMWDPNDPEYTFGFDLLFRGLEVTTGSQRIHDYHQLVENIRYFGLNPENFAFYLEIFQYAVPPHGGLAIGAERLTQQFLGLNNIREASFFPRDRFRLTP
- the gyrB gene encoding DNA topoisomerase (ATP-hydrolyzing) subunit B → MAEAYNAAQIHVLKGLEAVRHRPAMYIGDVGVRGLHHLVFEVVDNAIDEALAGYCDEVVVTIHSDNEVSVEDNGRGIPVDIHPTEKKSALEVVLTVLHSGAKFEHKVYQISGGLHGVGVSVVNALSTRLVAEVARDGKVYRMEFARGEPKSELKVIGKSKKTGTKITFQPDEKIFKKVVFSYDILATRLRELAYLNKNLKIKLIDERQEKEEVFHFPGGLADFVGYIDAGRNRLHKPIVIEEQRNGIAVEVAFQYNDGYIESIFSFANTINTHEGGTHLSGFKAALTRAINEYARKSGQLKEGIELVGEDTREGLTAVVSIKIPDPQFEGQTKTRLGNSEAKSVVETVVYERVSAFFEENPRVANRVLEKVIAAAKARLAARKARELARRRSLLESDTLPGKLADCASEDPAESELYIVEGDSAGGSAKQGRDRRFQAILPLRGKILNVEKAGLNKILANQEIRAIISAIGAGVGEDDFDPAKARYHKIVIMTDADVDGSHIRILLLTFFYRFMQPLIEAGYLYIAQPPLYRVRQGKKEVYLYSDEELEEFTRKNKGDGLEVVRYKGLGEMNPEQLWETTMNPEKRTLKRVTMEDATEADAVFRMLMGEDVEPRREFIERNARNVENLDV
- a CDS encoding DUF721 domain-containing protein, with amino-acid sequence MRRKKLRRFQTVHETLPRVLRQLGMEEKIVVYRAVSDWKLVVGEAIARHTVALGVEDKTLLVAVDSPAWMTQLTFLKDQLLEKITQHIGSRQLTDIRFFLKRSADTA
- a CDS encoding DUF58 domain-containing protein — translated: MCPSGLQPHRLLNCNVLTRKSTDTTRLALKPELVAKLKGIDLKARLVVEGFLAGLHRSPYKGFSVEFTEHRPYMPGDELKRIDWRVYGRTDRFFIREFEEETNLRAYLLLDASGSMHYPPGTITKLDYSRWLAASLAYLLTRQKDSVGLVIFTDRINRYIPPRATGAHLRIIFRELENTKPGGDTSLGNTLHQLAERLKRRGLVIIISDLWDNQTEVLAGLRHFRARKHELLLFHIFHPDEANLNFPTPLLLRDLETGAELTVDPRLLKTRYQESFRQRSAEFKKGCNEARIDYQPLSLATPFDQALLKYLERRRRLS